In Mycobacterium sp. 050128, one genomic interval encodes:
- a CDS encoding Maf family protein, translating into MTRVVLGSASGGRLKVLRQAGIDPLVVVSGVDEDRLIANLGPDASPGDVVCALAQAKAEQVAGELDAAVATDCVVIGCDSMLYLDGGLCGKPESVEAARRLWQSMAGRSGQLYTGHCVIRMQDNNIVHCQAQTSITTVHFGTPEPDDLEAYLADGESLRVAGGFTLDGLGGWFIDGVDGDPSAVVGIGLPLTRALLRRAGLSIAALWADNTPSP; encoded by the coding sequence ATGACCCGGGTCGTACTCGGGTCGGCCTCCGGCGGCCGCCTCAAGGTGCTGCGCCAGGCGGGCATCGATCCCCTGGTCGTCGTCTCCGGCGTCGACGAGGATCGCCTGATCGCCAATCTGGGACCGGACGCCTCGCCCGGTGACGTGGTCTGTGCGCTGGCCCAGGCCAAGGCCGAGCAGGTGGCCGGCGAACTGGATGCCGCCGTTGCGACGGATTGTGTTGTGATCGGCTGTGATTCGATGCTGTACCTCGACGGCGGGCTGTGCGGCAAGCCCGAATCCGTCGAGGCCGCGCGCCGGCTCTGGCAGTCGATGGCCGGGCGCTCCGGCCAGCTCTATACCGGTCACTGCGTTATCCGTATGCAGGACAACAACATTGTCCATTGCCAAGCGCAAACATCAATCACCACAGTGCATTTCGGAACACCGGAGCCCGACGACCTGGAGGCCTACCTGGCCGACGGCGAATCGCTGCGGGTCGCCGGCGGCTTCACCCTGGACGGCCTGGGCGGCTGGTTCATCGACGGCGTCGACGGCGATCCATCGGCCGTGGTGGGAATCGGATTGCCGCTGACGCGTGCGCTGCTGCGCCGCGCGGGCCTGTCCATCGCGGCACTGTGGGCGGACAACACGCCGAGCCCGTAA
- a CDS encoding acyl-CoA carboxylase subunit epsilon: MSDGNETNGSAPAGEETAEAAGTPHVPHIQILRGRPTPAEVAALITVLGSAVGGGAQPEQPESTRWGLPVDKLRYAISNYQRITLQERIHMQR, encoded by the coding sequence ATGAGTGACGGGAACGAGACGAACGGTTCGGCCCCCGCGGGCGAAGAGACCGCCGAGGCCGCCGGGACCCCGCACGTGCCGCACATCCAGATTCTGCGGGGCCGTCCCACCCCCGCGGAGGTGGCCGCGCTGATCACCGTGCTGGGCAGTGCCGTGGGTGGTGGCGCGCAGCCCGAGCAGCCCGAGAGCACCCGCTGGGGTCTTCCGGTCGACAAGCTGCGCTATGCGATCAGCAACTATCAGCGCATCACCCTGCAGGAACGCATCCACATGCAGCGATGA
- a CDS encoding sulfurtransferase, producing the protein MPLPPDSSPTLSAYAHPERLVTADWLSGHMGSPGLAIVESDEDVLLYDVGHIPGAVKIDWHTDLNDPRVRDYISGEQFAELMNRKGISRDDTVVIYGDKSNWWAAYALWVFTLFGHPDVRLLNGGRDLWLSERRDTSLEVPTKTSTGYPVVARNDAPIRAYKDDVLDILGSQPLIDVRSPDEYTGKRTHMPDYPEEGALRAGHIPTARSIPWGKAVDESGRFRSREELEELYGFLQPDDKTVVYCRIGERSSHTWFVLTHLLGKPGVRNYDGSWTEWGNTVRVPIVAGSEPGQTPGAVPAR; encoded by the coding sequence GTGCCGCTACCTCCCGATTCAAGCCCCACGCTGTCGGCCTACGCCCACCCTGAACGCCTAGTCACCGCCGACTGGCTGTCCGGCCACATGGGCTCGCCCGGTCTGGCGATCGTCGAATCCGACGAGGACGTGTTGCTCTACGACGTCGGGCACATTCCCGGCGCGGTCAAGATCGACTGGCACACCGACCTCAACGACCCGCGGGTCCGCGACTACATCTCCGGTGAGCAATTCGCGGAATTGATGAACCGCAAGGGCATCTCGCGCGACGACACCGTGGTGATCTACGGCGACAAGAGCAACTGGTGGGCGGCGTACGCGCTATGGGTCTTCACGTTGTTCGGCCACCCCGATGTGCGGTTGCTCAACGGCGGGCGTGACCTGTGGCTGTCCGAGCGACGCGACACCAGCCTCGAGGTGCCGACCAAGACTTCGACCGGCTACCCCGTCGTCGCCCGCAACGACGCACCGATCCGCGCCTACAAGGACGACGTGCTCGACATCCTGGGCAGCCAGCCGCTGATCGACGTGCGCTCACCCGACGAATACACCGGCAAACGCACGCACATGCCCGACTACCCCGAAGAGGGCGCGCTGCGTGCCGGCCACATCCCGACCGCCCGATCGATCCCGTGGGGCAAGGCGGTCGACGAGAGCGGCCGGTTCCGCAGCCGCGAGGAACTCGAAGAGCTGTACGGATTCCTGCAACCCGACGACAAGACCGTCGTGTACTGCCGCATCGGAGAGCGGTCCAGCCACACCTGGTTCGTGCTCACCCACCTGCTGGGCAAGCCCGGCGTCCGCAATTACGACGGGTCCTGGACCGAGTGGGGCAACACCGTGCGGGTGCCGATCGTCGCGGGCTCTGAACCAGGGCAGACACCAGGAGCCGTACCGGCCCGATGA
- a CDS encoding acyl-CoA carboxylase subunit beta → MTSVTDHTAEPAAEHTIDIHTTAGKLAELHKRREESLHPVGEEAVEKVHAKGKLTARERILALLDEDSFVELDALAKHRSTNFGLEANRPLGDGVITGYGTIDGRDVCIFSQDATVFGGSLGEVYGEKIVKVQELAIKTGRPLIGINDGAGARIQEGVVSLGLYSRIFRNNILASGVIPQISLIMGAAAGGHVYSPALTDFVVMVDQTSQMFITGPDVIKTVTGEDVTMEELGGAHTHMAKSGTLHYVASGEQDAFDWVRDLLGYLPPNNFTDAPRYAVPAPAGPIEENLTEEDLELDTLIPDSPNQPYDMHEVITRILDDDEFLEIQAGYAQNIVVGFGRVDGRPVGIVANQPTQFAGCLDINASEKAARFVRTCDCFNIPIIMLVDVPGFLPGTGQEYNGIIRRGAKLLFAYGEATVPKITVITRKAYGGAYCVMGSKDMGCDVNLAWPTAQIAVMGASGAVGFVYRQQLKQAAAEGRDVDELRLQLQQEYEDTLVNPYVAAERGYVDSVIPPSHTRGYIGTALRLLERKIAHLPPKKHGNIPL, encoded by the coding sequence ATGACGAGCGTTACCGACCACACTGCGGAACCCGCTGCCGAGCACACCATTGACATCCACACCACCGCGGGCAAGCTGGCCGAACTGCACAAGCGCCGGGAAGAGTCGCTGCACCCCGTCGGTGAAGAGGCCGTCGAGAAGGTGCACGCCAAGGGCAAGCTGACCGCCCGCGAGCGCATCCTCGCCCTGCTGGACGAGGACTCGTTCGTCGAGCTCGACGCGCTGGCCAAGCACCGCAGCACCAACTTCGGCCTGGAAGCCAACCGCCCGCTCGGCGACGGTGTGATCACCGGCTACGGCACCATCGACGGCCGCGACGTCTGCATCTTCAGCCAGGACGCCACGGTGTTCGGCGGCAGCCTCGGCGAGGTCTACGGCGAGAAGATCGTCAAGGTCCAGGAGCTGGCCATCAAGACCGGCCGCCCGCTGATCGGCATCAACGACGGGGCGGGCGCGCGCATCCAGGAGGGTGTCGTCTCGCTGGGCCTCTACAGCCGCATCTTCCGCAACAACATCCTGGCGTCGGGCGTCATCCCGCAGATCTCGCTGATCATGGGGGCAGCCGCGGGTGGGCACGTGTACTCCCCCGCCCTCACCGACTTCGTGGTGATGGTCGATCAGACCAGCCAGATGTTCATCACCGGACCCGACGTCATCAAGACCGTCACCGGCGAGGACGTCACGATGGAGGAACTCGGCGGCGCCCACACCCACATGGCCAAGTCGGGCACGCTGCACTACGTCGCCTCCGGCGAGCAGGACGCCTTCGACTGGGTCCGCGACCTGCTCGGTTACCTGCCGCCCAACAACTTCACCGACGCCCCCCGCTACGCGGTGCCGGCCCCGGCGGGCCCGATCGAGGAGAACCTCACCGAAGAGGACCTCGAGCTGGACACGCTGATCCCGGACTCGCCCAACCAGCCGTACGACATGCACGAGGTGATCACCCGCATCCTCGACGACGACGAATTCCTGGAAATCCAGGCCGGTTACGCGCAGAACATCGTCGTCGGATTCGGCAGGGTCGACGGCCGGCCGGTCGGGATCGTGGCCAACCAGCCCACTCAGTTCGCGGGCTGCCTGGACATCAACGCCTCCGAGAAGGCAGCCCGGTTCGTGCGGACCTGCGACTGCTTCAACATCCCGATCATCATGCTGGTGGACGTGCCCGGCTTCCTGCCGGGCACCGGCCAGGAATACAACGGCATCATCCGCCGCGGCGCCAAGCTGCTGTTCGCCTACGGCGAGGCGACCGTCCCGAAGATCACCGTCATCACCCGCAAGGCCTACGGCGGTGCCTACTGCGTGATGGGGTCCAAGGACATGGGCTGCGACGTCAACCTGGCCTGGCCGACTGCGCAGATCGCGGTCATGGGCGCCTCCGGCGCGGTCGGCTTCGTCTACCGCCAGCAGCTCAAGCAGGCCGCCGCCGAGGGCCGTGACGTCGACGAGCTGCGGCTGCAGTTGCAGCAGGAGTACGAGGACACGCTGGTCAACCCGTACGTCGCCGCCGAGCGCGGTTACGTCGACTCGGTCATCCCGCCGTCGCATACCCGCGGTTACATCGGCACGGCGCTGCGCCTGCTGGAACGCAAGATCGCCCACCTGCCGCCGAAGAAGCACGGGAACATTCCGCTATGA
- the usfY gene encoding protein UsfY, whose protein sequence is MGDTYHDPVDHLRTTRPLAGESLIDVLHWPGYLMVVAGVVAVCGSIAAFGTGHQHEGMTAGVTAIVVTVVGLVWLAAEHRRVRGIFDRWYLDHPDAVRQSPDS, encoded by the coding sequence ATGGGAGACACCTATCACGACCCGGTAGACCATTTGCGGACGACGCGGCCACTCGCCGGCGAATCACTGATCGATGTATTGCACTGGCCCGGATATCTGATGGTGGTGGCCGGGGTGGTCGCGGTGTGCGGAAGCATCGCCGCCTTCGGCACCGGACATCAGCACGAGGGCATGACCGCAGGTGTGACGGCGATTGTCGTCACGGTGGTGGGCCTGGTGTGGCTGGCCGCCGAACACCGTCGGGTACGAGGGATCTTCGATCGGTGGTACCTCGACCACCCCGACGCGGTCAGGCAGTCGCCCGACAGCTGA
- a CDS encoding STAS domain-containing protein, whose translation MSVTQSWQQCRTAQFSATWSVSGTVITVDGELDAANSDQLAIYVQRNARRAKRVILDLRNLDLIGTAGFSALHRINVVCSGAQLSWAMVPSPAVMRLLRVCDPDGTLPVTTPIEEPLLERVGWPAGPDARPLLQLVTQTR comes from the coding sequence ATGTCTGTGACCCAATCCTGGCAACAATGCCGAACGGCCCAATTCAGCGCCACCTGGAGCGTGTCGGGCACCGTCATCACGGTCGACGGCGAACTCGACGCCGCGAACTCGGATCAGCTCGCGATCTACGTGCAGCGCAATGCCCGCCGTGCCAAGCGCGTGATCCTCGATCTGCGCAATCTGGATTTGATTGGTACTGCGGGCTTTTCAGCATTACACCGCATCAACGTGGTGTGCTCGGGCGCCCAGCTGAGCTGGGCGATGGTGCCCAGCCCTGCGGTGATGCGCCTGTTGCGCGTGTGCGACCCGGACGGCACCCTGCCGGTGACGACGCCGATCGAGGAGCCGCTGCTGGAGCGGGTCGGGTGGCCCGCGGGCCCCGACGCGCGGCCGCTACTCCAACTGGTCACGCAGACGCGCTAG
- a CDS encoding biotin--[acetyl-CoA-carboxylase] ligase, with amino-acid sequence MDRDSLRPPLDAAALRTELVGTGLGWRRLDVVEQTGSTNADLLARAADGTDIAGAVLIAEHQTAGRGRHGRGWSASPRAQITMSVAVSVVDVPVTGWGWLPLATGVAVVDAVAPLLGGVELGLKWPNDVLAAGGKLAGILAEVARPVVVIGLGLNVTQAPEEVDGPRATSLFDLGVAAPDRGQLVGAVLRELGGRIVAWQAARGADWQLAADYRARSLTIGTRVRAQLPGGKEIVGTASGIDDQGRLCLEAGNETVVVSAGDVVHLRG; translated from the coding sequence ATGGATCGCGACTCACTGAGGCCGCCACTGGATGCGGCCGCGCTGCGCACCGAGCTCGTCGGGACCGGATTGGGTTGGCGGCGGCTCGATGTCGTCGAGCAGACCGGTTCCACGAACGCCGATCTACTGGCTCGCGCGGCCGACGGCACCGACATCGCCGGAGCGGTGCTGATCGCCGAACACCAGACCGCCGGTCGCGGACGGCACGGCCGCGGCTGGTCGGCTTCGCCGCGGGCACAGATCACGATGTCGGTCGCGGTGAGCGTCGTCGACGTCCCGGTCACCGGGTGGGGCTGGCTGCCGCTGGCCACCGGAGTGGCGGTGGTCGACGCCGTGGCCCCGCTGTTGGGCGGGGTGGAACTCGGCCTCAAGTGGCCCAACGACGTGCTGGCCGCGGGTGGCAAGCTGGCCGGAATCCTCGCCGAGGTGGCGCGGCCGGTCGTGGTAATTGGCCTGGGGCTCAACGTGACTCAGGCACCCGAGGAGGTCGACGGTCCGAGGGCGACCTCCTTGTTCGACCTGGGCGTGGCCGCCCCCGACCGCGGTCAACTGGTCGGCGCGGTGCTGCGCGAGCTCGGCGGGCGGATCGTGGCGTGGCAGGCCGCTCGCGGGGCCGACTGGCAGTTAGCCGCCGACTACCGGGCACGCAGCCTGACCATCGGCACCCGGGTGCGCGCACAGCTGCCCGGCGGCAAGGAGATCGTCGGGACGGCCAGCGGAATCGACGATCAGGGCCGGCTGTGTCTGGAGGCCGGCAACGAGACCGTCGTCGTTTCCGCCGGTGACGTCGTGCATTTGCGGGGCTAG
- a CDS encoding RNA polymerase sigma factor SigF, with amino-acid sequence MTPQADGGSGSSRPNEYADVPDMFRELATVSADSAEFQRQRDKIVERCLPLADHIARRFEGRGEPRDDLVQVARVGLVNAVVRFDVDAGSDFVSFAVPTIMGEVRRHFRDNSWSVKVPRRLKELHLRLGSATADLSQRLGRAPTATELAAELEMDRAEVVEGLVAGSSYNTLSIDSGGGGGDEEDARAIADTLGDVDASIDRIEDRESLRPLLESLPERERTVLVLRFFESMTQTQIAERVGISQMHVSRLLAKSLARLRDQLE; translated from the coding sequence GTGACACCGCAGGCTGACGGCGGTTCGGGCTCGTCACGCCCAAACGAATACGCCGACGTTCCGGATATGTTCCGTGAGCTGGCCACCGTCTCGGCCGACTCGGCAGAATTCCAGCGCCAACGGGACAAGATCGTCGAGCGGTGTCTGCCGCTGGCCGATCACATCGCCCGCCGGTTCGAGGGTCGTGGCGAACCACGCGACGATCTGGTTCAGGTCGCGCGAGTGGGATTGGTCAATGCGGTGGTGCGCTTCGACGTCGACGCCGGATCGGACTTCGTGTCGTTCGCGGTGCCCACGATCATGGGTGAGGTCCGCCGGCACTTCCGGGACAACAGCTGGTCGGTCAAGGTCCCGCGGCGTCTCAAGGAGTTGCATCTGCGGCTCGGTAGCGCCACCGCCGACCTATCGCAACGCCTCGGGAGGGCGCCCACCGCAACCGAACTCGCGGCCGAGCTGGAAATGGACCGCGCCGAGGTCGTCGAAGGTCTGGTAGCGGGCAGCTCGTACAACACCCTGTCCATCGACAGCGGTGGGGGCGGCGGCGACGAAGAGGACGCGCGCGCCATCGCCGACACGCTTGGTGACGTCGACGCCAGCATCGATCGCATCGAGGACCGCGAGTCGCTACGTCCGCTGCTGGAGAGCCTGCCCGAGCGAGAGCGAACGGTGTTGGTGCTCAGGTTCTTTGAGTCGATGACCCAGACGCAGATCGCCGAGCGAGTCGGCATCTCGCAGATGCACGTATCGCGGCTGCTGGCTAAATCGCTAGCGCGTCTGCGTGACCAGTTGGAGTAG
- a CDS encoding ATP-binding protein, which yields MTDIGLRADKRQRGHRAVELHVAARLENLAMLRTLVGAIGTYEDLDFDAVADLRLAVDEVCTRLIRSATPDATLIVVVDPRADELVVEASATCNTHDVVSPGSFSWHVLTSLADDVQTFHDGREPNETGSVFGITLTARRAAASR from the coding sequence ATGACCGATATTGGATTGCGCGCTGACAAGCGTCAACGCGGCCACAGAGCCGTCGAATTGCATGTTGCTGCGCGCCTGGAAAACCTGGCGATGTTGCGCACGCTGGTGGGTGCGATCGGCACCTACGAAGACCTGGACTTCGACGCCGTGGCGGATTTGCGGCTCGCGGTCGACGAGGTGTGCACGCGGTTGATCCGGTCGGCCACCCCCGACGCGACGCTGATCGTGGTGGTCGACCCGCGCGCGGACGAATTGGTGGTCGAGGCATCCGCCACCTGCAACACCCACGACGTGGTGTCGCCGGGCAGCTTCAGCTGGCACGTCCTGACGTCGCTGGCCGACGACGTCCAGACTTTCCACGATGGTCGTGAGCCCAATGAAACCGGCAGCGTCTTCGGTATCACGCTGACGGCGCGACGGGCGGCCGCTAGCCGGTGA
- a CDS encoding SufE family protein, with protein MTLPAPLAEVVSDFAEVQGQDKLKLLLEYADELPALPPFLAEASMEPVPECQSPLFLHVDAHDANRVRLYFSAPAEAPTTRGFASILAAGLDEQSAADILGVPEDFYSELGLAALISPLRLRGMSAMLARIKRRLRDTAE; from the coding sequence ATGACTCTGCCCGCCCCCCTCGCCGAGGTGGTGTCCGACTTCGCCGAAGTGCAGGGTCAGGACAAGCTGAAGCTCTTGCTGGAATATGCCGATGAACTTCCAGCCCTGCCGCCCTTTTTGGCCGAAGCGTCGATGGAGCCGGTCCCCGAGTGCCAGTCGCCGCTGTTCTTGCACGTCGACGCGCACGACGCGAACCGGGTGCGGCTGTATTTCAGCGCTCCCGCCGAAGCGCCGACCACCCGCGGGTTTGCTTCGATCCTGGCCGCCGGCCTCGACGAGCAATCGGCCGCCGACATCCTGGGGGTGCCCGAAGATTTCTACAGCGAACTCGGGTTGGCCGCTCTGATCAGCCCGCTGCGGCTGCGGGGCATGTCGGCGATGCTGGCCCGCATCAAAAGGCGGCTGCGAGATACCGCCGAGTAA
- a CDS encoding FAD-binding protein, giving the protein MGTVQWSQECDVLVAGSGGGGVTGAYTAAREGLEVLLVEATDKFGGTTAYSGGGGVWFPCNPVLVRAGMDDDTIEDALTYYRAVVGDRTPRDLQETFVRGGAPLIEYLEEDPNLKFVPLPWPDYYGKAPKARLDGQRHIAAKPLKVAAAPELRDAIRGPLDTDRLGAETPPDYYLGGRALIARFLKAIEQYPSASLQRDTALVELVMSDGPHRRVTGAIVETAGERRAIRTRLGVLLAAGGFEANEELRREYGVPGVARDTMGGPGSRGLALRAGIAAGADTDLLDQAWWSPGMTHPDGRSAFALWFTGGIFVNQHGNRFVNESRAYDRAGREIIAQLQDGSMSLPYWMIYDDKEGEVPPVKAANVSIVETEKYVAAGLWHTADTLEELAAKIGVPGDRLAATVARFNGFAASGVDEDFGRGDEAFDRAFSAGASPLVPIDSPPYHAAQFGLSDLGTKGGLRTDTAARVLDTSGKPIPGLYAAGNTMAAPSGLAYPGGGNPIGTSMLFSHLAALDMRDRRH; this is encoded by the coding sequence ATGGGCACGGTGCAGTGGAGCCAAGAGTGCGACGTGCTGGTCGCGGGGTCGGGCGGCGGCGGGGTCACGGGTGCCTACACCGCGGCGCGCGAAGGACTCGAGGTGCTGCTGGTCGAGGCGACCGACAAATTCGGTGGCACGACGGCCTACTCCGGCGGCGGCGGCGTCTGGTTCCCCTGCAACCCGGTGCTCGTCCGGGCCGGCATGGACGACGACACCATCGAGGACGCCCTCACCTACTACCGGGCGGTGGTCGGCGACCGCACCCCCCGCGACCTCCAGGAGACGTTCGTGCGCGGTGGCGCGCCGCTGATCGAGTATCTGGAGGAAGACCCAAACCTGAAGTTCGTGCCGTTGCCCTGGCCCGACTACTACGGCAAGGCACCGAAGGCGCGCCTGGACGGGCAGCGCCACATCGCCGCCAAGCCGTTGAAAGTGGCCGCCGCTCCCGAATTGCGCGACGCGATTCGCGGGCCGCTGGACACCGACCGGCTCGGCGCCGAAACCCCGCCCGACTACTACCTCGGCGGCCGCGCGCTGATCGCGCGTTTCCTCAAGGCCATCGAGCAGTACCCCAGCGCGTCGCTGCAACGCGACACCGCGCTGGTCGAGCTGGTGATGTCCGACGGGCCGCATAGGCGGGTCACGGGAGCGATCGTCGAGACCGCCGGCGAGCGCCGCGCGATCCGCACCCGGCTGGGCGTGCTGCTGGCCGCCGGCGGTTTCGAAGCCAACGAGGAGTTGCGCCGCGAATACGGCGTGCCGGGCGTGGCGCGAGACACCATGGGCGGCCCGGGAAGTCGCGGTCTGGCACTGCGGGCCGGCATCGCCGCGGGCGCCGACACCGACCTGCTGGACCAGGCGTGGTGGTCACCGGGCATGACCCATCCCGACGGCCGCTCGGCGTTCGCGCTGTGGTTCACCGGCGGCATCTTCGTCAACCAGCACGGCAATCGGTTCGTCAACGAGTCGAGGGCCTACGACCGGGCCGGGCGCGAGATCATCGCGCAGCTACAAGACGGCTCAATGTCGTTGCCGTACTGGATGATCTACGACGACAAGGAAGGCGAGGTGCCGCCGGTCAAGGCCGCCAACGTGTCCATCGTCGAGACCGAGAAGTACGTCGCTGCCGGGCTGTGGCACACCGCCGACACTCTCGAGGAGCTGGCCGCCAAGATCGGGGTCCCGGGGGATCGGCTGGCCGCAACTGTGGCCCGGTTCAACGGTTTTGCCGCATCCGGCGTCGACGAGGACTTCGGCCGCGGCGACGAGGCCTTCGACCGCGCCTTCTCGGCGGGCGCGTCGCCGCTGGTGCCCATCGACTCACCGCCGTATCACGCCGCGCAGTTCGGCCTGTCCGATCTGGGCACCAAGGGCGGCCTGCGCACCGATACCGCGGCGCGGGTGCTCGACACCTCCGGCAAGCCCATCCCCGGTCTGTACGCGGCGGGCAACACGATGGCCGCGCCCAGCGGGCTGGCCTATCCCGGCGGCGGTAACCCGATCGGGACCAGCATGCTGTTCAGCCACCTGGCGGCGCTGGACATGCGAGATCGCCGTCACTGA
- a CDS encoding acetyl/propionyl/methylcrotonyl-CoA carboxylase subunit alpha codes for MASHASSRISKVLVANRGEIAVRVIRAARDAGLSSVAVYAEPDAEAPHVRLADEAFALGGQTSAESYLDFGKILDAAAKSGANAIHPGYGFLSENADFAQAVLDANLIWIGPSPQSIRDLGDKVTARHIAARAQAPLVPGTPDPVKDADEVVAFAKEYGVPIAIKAAFGGGGRGMKVARNIEEIPELFESATREAVAAFGRGECFVERYLDKPRHVEAQVIADQHGNVVVAGTRDCSLQRRFQKLVEEAPAPFLTDAQRKEIHESAKRICKEAHYYGAGTVEYLVGQDGLISFLEVNTRLQVEHPVTEETAGIDLVLQQFKIANGEKLDITEDPTPRGHAIEFRINGEDAGRGFLPAPGPVTRYDIPTGPGVRLDSGVEAGSVIGGQFDSMLSKLIVYGATREEALARSRRALDEFHVEGLATVIPFHRAVVSDPAFIGDDNGFTVHTRWIETEWDNKIEPFTGGEPLDEEETRPRQKVVVEVDGRRLEVSLPGDLALSNGAAADPAGVVRKKPKPRKRGAHGGAAASGDAVTAPMQGTVVKVAVEEGQQVAVGDLVVVLEAMKMENPVTAHKEGTITGLAVEAGAAITQGTVLAEIK; via the coding sequence GTGGCCAGTCACGCCAGCTCAAGGATCTCCAAGGTGCTCGTCGCCAACCGCGGCGAAATCGCTGTCCGGGTGATCCGGGCGGCCCGCGACGCGGGTCTGTCCAGCGTGGCGGTGTACGCCGAGCCCGATGCCGAGGCGCCACACGTGCGTCTGGCCGACGAGGCGTTCGCCCTGGGTGGTCAGACTTCCGCCGAGTCCTACCTGGACTTCGGCAAAATTCTCGACGCGGCGGCCAAGTCCGGCGCCAACGCCATCCACCCGGGCTACGGCTTCCTCTCGGAGAACGCCGATTTCGCCCAGGCGGTCCTGGACGCCAACCTGATCTGGATCGGGCCCAGCCCGCAGTCGATCCGCGACCTCGGCGACAAGGTCACCGCCCGCCACATCGCCGCCCGCGCCCAGGCGCCGCTGGTGCCCGGCACTCCCGACCCGGTCAAGGACGCCGACGAGGTGGTGGCCTTCGCCAAGGAGTACGGCGTGCCGATCGCGATCAAGGCGGCGTTCGGCGGCGGTGGCCGCGGCATGAAGGTGGCCCGCAACATCGAAGAGATCCCCGAGCTGTTCGAGTCGGCCACCCGTGAGGCCGTCGCGGCGTTCGGCCGCGGTGAATGCTTCGTCGAGCGCTACCTGGACAAGCCGCGCCACGTCGAGGCCCAGGTGATCGCCGACCAGCACGGCAACGTCGTCGTCGCCGGGACCCGCGACTGCTCGCTGCAGCGCCGCTTCCAGAAGCTGGTGGAAGAAGCGCCGGCACCTTTTCTTACCGACGCGCAGCGCAAGGAGATCCACGAGTCGGCCAAGCGGATCTGTAAAGAGGCGCACTACTACGGCGCGGGAACCGTCGAGTACCTGGTCGGCCAGGACGGTCTGATCTCGTTCCTCGAGGTCAACACCCGTCTGCAGGTCGAGCACCCGGTCACCGAGGAGACCGCGGGCATCGACCTGGTGTTGCAGCAGTTCAAGATCGCCAACGGCGAAAAGCTGGACATCACCGAGGACCCGACACCGCGCGGGCACGCGATCGAGTTCCGGATCAACGGCGAGGACGCCGGACGCGGCTTCCTGCCGGCACCGGGCCCCGTCACCCGCTACGACATCCCCACCGGCCCCGGCGTGCGGCTGGACTCCGGCGTCGAGGCCGGCTCGGTGATCGGCGGCCAATTCGACTCGATGCTGTCCAAGCTGATCGTGTACGGCGCCACCCGCGAGGAGGCGCTGGCGCGCTCGCGGCGTGCGCTGGACGAGTTCCACGTCGAGGGCCTGGCCACGGTCATCCCGTTCCACCGCGCCGTGGTCTCCGACCCGGCGTTCATCGGCGACGACAACGGTTTCACCGTGCACACCCGCTGGATCGAGACGGAGTGGGACAACAAGATCGAGCCGTTCACCGGCGGCGAGCCCCTCGACGAGGAGGAGACTCGGCCCCGGCAGAAGGTGGTCGTCGAGGTCGACGGCCGCCGGCTCGAGGTGTCGCTGCCCGGCGATCTGGCGCTGTCCAACGGCGCCGCCGCCGACCCGGCCGGCGTCGTCCGCAAGAAGCCGAAGCCTCGCAAGCGCGGCGCGCACGGCGGCGCGGCGGCCTCGGGCGACGCGGTCACCGCGCCGATGCAGGGCACCGTGGTCAAGGTTGCGGTCGAGGAGGGCCAGCAGGTGGCCGTGGGTGACCTGGTGGTAGTCCTCGAGGCGATGAAGATGGAGAACCCGGTCACCGCGCACAAGGAGGGCACCATCACCGGCCTTGCGGTCGAGGCGGGTGCCGCCATCACGCAGGGCACGGTCCTCGCCGAAATCAAATAG